Proteins encoded within one genomic window of Citrobacter amalonaticus Y19:
- the ldtC gene encoding L,D-transpeptidase LdtC has protein sequence MMNNMRFSRWLAFFALAASITLALPAQANTWPLPPPGSKLVGENKYHVVENNGGSLEAIAKKYNVGFLALLQANPGVDPYVPRPGSVLTIPLQTLLPDAPREGIVINLAELRLYYYPPGKNAVTVYPIGIGQLGGDTLTPTMVTTVSDKRANPTWTPTANIRARYKAQGIDLPAVVPAGPDNPMGHHAIRLAAYGGVYLLHGTNADFGIGMRVSSGCIRLRDGDIETLFRQVTPGTKVNIINTPIKASVEPDGTRLVEVHQPLSRNIDDDPQVLPIVLNSTLQAFKDSAQTDAAVMQHVMDVRSGMPVDVRRHREVEQQSM, from the coding sequence ATAATGAACAATATGCGATTCTCCCGCTGGCTGGCCTTTTTTGCGCTCGCCGCCAGCATTACGCTTGCGCTTCCCGCGCAGGCGAATACCTGGCCTCTTCCTCCACCTGGCAGCAAGCTGGTCGGGGAAAATAAGTACCACGTTGTCGAAAATAACGGGGGTTCACTGGAAGCCATCGCGAAAAAGTACAACGTCGGTTTTCTTGCCCTGTTGCAGGCGAATCCTGGCGTAGATCCCTACGTTCCCCGCCCGGGTAGCGTGTTGACCATTCCGTTGCAGACGCTGCTGCCGGATGCGCCGCGTGAAGGCATTGTCATCAACCTGGCTGAACTGCGACTCTACTACTACCCTCCAGGTAAAAATGCGGTTACGGTCTACCCTATCGGCATTGGCCAACTGGGCGGTGATACTCTGACCCCGACGATGGTCACGACGGTTTCCGATAAGCGCGCTAATCCAACCTGGACGCCGACGGCAAATATCCGTGCCCGTTATAAAGCACAAGGGATCGACCTTCCTGCGGTGGTTCCTGCCGGCCCGGATAACCCGATGGGACATCATGCCATTCGCTTAGCCGCTTATGGCGGTGTCTATTTGCTGCACGGCACCAACGCCGATTTCGGTATCGGCATGCGCGTCAGCTCAGGCTGTATCCGCCTGCGTGATGGCGACATCGAGACCCTGTTCAGACAGGTTACGCCAGGCACCAAAGTGAATATCATCAATACCCCGATTAAGGCCTCGGTTGAGCCGGATGGTACGCGTCTGGTCGAAGTCCACCAGCCGCTGTCGAGGAATATTGATGATGACCCGCAGGTTCTGCCTATTGTGCTGAACAGCACCTTGCAGGCATTTAAAGATTCTGCGCAGACTGACGCGGCGGTGATGCAGCATGTGATGGATGTTCGCTCCGGGATGCCGGTCGATGTCAGACGTCATCGTGAGGTCGAGCAGCAGTCGATGTAA
- the lolC gene encoding lipoprotein-releasing ABC transporter permease subunit LolC, whose product MYQPVALFIGLRYMRGRAADRFGRFVSWLSTIGITLGVMALVTVLSVMNGFERELQNNILGLMPQAVLSAEQGSLNPQQLPENAVKLNGVNRIAPLTTGDVVLQSASSVAVGVMLGIDPAQKDPLTPYLVNVKQTDLQPGKYNVILGEQLAGQLGVNRGDQVRVMVPSASQFTPMGRLPSQRLFTVIGTFAANSEVDGYQMLTNIQDASRIMRYPAGNITGWRLWLNEPLKVDSLSQQTLPEGTKWQDWRERKGELFQAVRMEKNMMGLLLSLIVAVAAFNIITSLGLMVMEKQGEVAILQTQGLTPRQIMMVFMVQGASAGIIGALLGAVLGALLASQLNTLMPVIGILLDGAALPVAIEPLQVIIIALVAMAIALLSTLYPSWRAAATQPAEALRYE is encoded by the coding sequence ATGTACCAACCTGTCGCTCTATTCATCGGCCTGCGTTACATGCGCGGGCGTGCAGCAGATCGCTTCGGTCGCTTTGTCTCCTGGCTTTCCACCATTGGCATTACCCTTGGGGTGATGGCGCTGGTCACGGTTTTGTCAGTGATGAACGGTTTTGAGCGTGAACTGCAAAATAACATCCTGGGGCTGATGCCTCAGGCCGTCCTCTCTGCGGAGCAAGGCTCCCTGAATCCTCAGCAATTGCCGGAAAACGCCGTAAAGCTGAACGGTGTGAATCGCATTGCGCCGCTGACAACAGGTGATGTCGTGCTGCAAAGTGCGAGCAGCGTGGCGGTCGGGGTGATGCTGGGTATCGATCCGGCGCAAAAAGATCCGCTGACGCCGTATCTGGTCAATGTGAAGCAAACCGATCTCCAGCCTGGCAAGTATAATGTCATCCTCGGCGAGCAGCTCGCGGGTCAGTTGGGCGTCAATCGTGGCGATCAGGTCCGCGTGATGGTGCCGTCAGCCAGCCAGTTCACCCCGATGGGGCGCCTGCCAAGCCAGCGCCTGTTTACGGTGATTGGCACCTTTGCGGCGAACAGCGAAGTCGATGGTTACCAGATGTTGACCAATATTCAGGACGCCTCGCGCATCATGCGCTACCCGGCCGGGAATATTACCGGCTGGCGTTTGTGGCTGAATGAGCCGCTGAAGGTGGACTCGCTTAGTCAGCAGACGCTGCCGGAAGGGACGAAATGGCAGGACTGGCGCGAGCGGAAAGGCGAGCTGTTCCAGGCCGTGCGGATGGAAAAGAACATGATGGGGCTGCTGTTGAGCCTGATCGTGGCGGTTGCCGCGTTCAATATTATTACCTCGTTGGGTCTGATGGTGATGGAGAAGCAGGGAGAAGTGGCGATTTTGCAAACGCAGGGGCTGACGCCGCGACAGATAATGATGGTCTTTATGGTACAGGGAGCCAGCGCCGGGATTATCGGCGCGCTGCTGGGTGCCGTGCTGGGCGCGCTGCTGGCCAGTCAGCTCAATACCCTGATGCCGGTTATCGGTATCCTGCTGGACGGTGCGGCGCTGCCGGTGGCAATTGAGCCGCTGCAGGTCATTATCATTGCGCTGGTGGCGATGGCCATCGCGTTGCTTTCCACGCTTTATCCTTCATGGCGCGCTGCCGCCACTCAACCCGCTGAGGCTTTACGTTATGAATAA
- a CDS encoding acyltransferase family protein — MKKKELWINQIKGLCICLVVIYHSVITFYPHLTHFQLPLSALLSKCWVYFNLYLAPFRMPVFFFISGFLIRRYIDSVSWKESINKRIWSIFWVLALWGVTQWLALSALNDWLAPERDLHNASNAAYAGSVGQFLHGMLTASTSLWYLYALIVYFVVCKVFSRWAMPLFALFVLLSVAVNFVATPWWGMNSVVRNLPYYSLGAWFGVPLMAWIKEVPLRRYALPCAAAIALAIAAWLFNVSLLLSLVSIILIMKLFYQYEQRFGMRESSLLNVIGSNTIAIYTTHRILVEAFSLLLIPQINAAVWSASLELALLLVYPFASLLVCTLLGLAVRKLSQGLFGDILFSPPSRPQTVGYSR; from the coding sequence ATGAAAAAGAAAGAGCTATGGATTAACCAAATCAAAGGGTTATGTATCTGTCTGGTGGTAATCTATCACTCAGTCATCACCTTCTATCCCCACCTGACCCACTTCCAGTTGCCACTCTCGGCACTGCTGTCCAAATGCTGGGTTTACTTTAATCTCTATCTCGCTCCGTTTCGTATGCCGGTATTTTTCTTTATCTCGGGCTTTTTGATTCGCCGCTATATCGACAGCGTGAGCTGGAAAGAGAGCATCAACAAGCGAATCTGGAGTATTTTCTGGGTGCTGGCGCTGTGGGGTGTGACCCAGTGGCTGGCGCTCAGCGCACTGAACGACTGGCTGGCGCCGGAACGCGACCTGCATAACGCCTCCAACGCCGCTTACGCCGGTTCCGTCGGCCAGTTCCTTCACGGCATGCTCACCGCCAGCACCAGCCTGTGGTATCTGTATGCGCTCATTGTCTATTTTGTGGTCTGCAAAGTGTTCAGCCGCTGGGCTATGCCGCTGTTCGCCCTGTTTGTTTTGCTGAGCGTGGCGGTCAATTTTGTTGCCACCCCGTGGTGGGGAATGAACAGCGTTGTCCGCAATCTGCCGTATTACAGTCTCGGCGCCTGGTTTGGCGTGCCGCTAATGGCGTGGATCAAAGAGGTGCCATTGCGTCGCTATGCGCTGCCCTGCGCGGCTGCCATCGCGCTGGCTATCGCGGCGTGGCTGTTTAACGTCTCATTGCTGCTGTCATTGGTCTCTATCATACTGATCATGAAGCTGTTTTATCAGTATGAACAGCGCTTCGGCATGCGTGAATCCAGTCTGCTTAATGTGATCGGTTCGAACACCATCGCCATTTACACCACGCATCGTATTCTGGTGGAGGCGTTCAGCCTGCTGCTGATCCCGCAGATCAATGCCGCCGTCTGGTCCGCCTCACTGGAACTGGCCCTGCTGCTGGTCTATCCGTTTGCCAGCCTGCTGGTCTGTACACTCCTGGGTCTTGCCGTGCGCAAACTGTCGCAGGGACTGTTCGGCGATATCCTCTTCTCTCCGCCTTCCCGCCCGCAAACCGTTGGCTATTCCCGCTAA
- the cobB gene encoding Sir2 family NAD+-dependent deacetylase, with amino-acid sequence MLSRRGHRLSRFRKNKRHLRERLRQRIFFRDRVVPEVMEKPRVLVLTGAGISAESGIRTFRAADGLWEEHRVEDVATPEGFARNPALVQSFYNARRRQLQQPEIQPNPAHIALAKLEEALGDRFLLVTQNIDNLHERAGNQNIIHMHGELLKVHCSQSGQILEWTGDVTPEDKCHCCQFPAPLRPHVVWFGEMPLGMDEIYMALAMADVFIAIGTSGHVYPAAGFVHEAKLHGAHTVELNLEPSQVGSEFQEKYYGPASEVVPEFVEKLLKGL; translated from the coding sequence ATGCTGTCGCGTCGGGGTCATCGGTTAAGTCGATTTCGGAAAAACAAACGCCATCTGCGCGAACGCCTTCGTCAACGGATTTTTTTCAGAGACAGAGTGGTACCGGAAGTGATGGAAAAACCAAGAGTTTTGGTGCTTACAGGCGCAGGGATCTCTGCGGAGTCTGGTATTCGTACCTTCCGCGCCGCGGACGGACTGTGGGAGGAACACCGGGTTGAAGATGTGGCGACGCCGGAAGGCTTCGCCCGTAATCCCGCGCTGGTGCAGTCTTTCTATAACGCCCGCCGTCGGCAATTACAGCAGCCTGAAATCCAGCCTAACCCGGCGCACATCGCACTGGCAAAACTGGAAGAGGCGCTGGGCGACCGTTTTCTGTTGGTGACGCAAAATATCGACAACCTGCATGAACGGGCGGGTAACCAGAATATCATCCATATGCATGGCGAACTGCTGAAAGTGCATTGCTCGCAGAGCGGGCAGATCCTGGAATGGACGGGCGATGTGACACCCGAAGACAAATGCCACTGCTGCCAGTTCCCGGCGCCGCTGCGCCCGCACGTAGTGTGGTTTGGTGAGATGCCGCTCGGCATGGATGAGATCTATATGGCGCTGGCCATGGCGGATGTCTTCATCGCGATTGGCACCTCAGGACACGTCTATCCGGCGGCCGGTTTTGTCCATGAAGCGAAATTGCACGGTGCGCATACCGTTGAGCTGAATCTGGAACCAAGCCAGGTGGGCAGCGAGTTCCAGGAGAAATATTACGGTCCGGCGAGTGAAGTGGTGCCAGAGTTTGTGGAGAAGTTGTTGAAAGGACTGTGA
- the nagK gene encoding N-acetylglucosamine kinase — MYYGFDIGGTKIALGVFDNERKLQWEKRVPTPRDSYDAFLEAVCGLVAEADQRFGVKGSVGIGIPGMPETEDGTLYAANVPAASGKPLRADLSARLDRDVRLDNDANCFALSEAWDDEFTRYPLVMGLILGTGVGGGLILNGKPITGRSYITGEFGHIRLPVDALTLMGFDFPLRRCGCGQLGCIENYLSGRGFAWLYQHYYHQPLQAPEIISLWEQGDERARAHVERYLDLLAVCLGNILTIVDPDLVVIGGGLSNFTAITANLADRLPRHLLPVARVPRIERARHGDAGGMRGAAFLHLTD; from the coding sequence ATGTATTACGGGTTTGATATTGGTGGGACAAAAATTGCGTTGGGCGTCTTTGATAACGAGCGGAAATTACAGTGGGAAAAACGTGTTCCTACCCCTCGCGACAGCTATGACGCATTTTTAGAGGCCGTGTGCGGACTGGTGGCGGAAGCTGACCAGCGATTTGGTGTGAAGGGCTCGGTGGGTATTGGCATCCCCGGTATGCCGGAAACCGAAGATGGCACGCTGTACGCCGCGAATGTCCCTGCTGCCAGTGGCAAACCCCTGCGAGCCGATCTCAGCGCGCGGCTTGACCGCGATGTGCGCCTCGATAACGATGCGAACTGTTTTGCCCTCTCTGAAGCCTGGGATGATGAATTTACCCGCTATCCGCTGGTGATGGGCCTGATCCTGGGCACGGGCGTGGGGGGCGGTTTGATCCTCAACGGAAAACCGATCACCGGGCGCAGCTACATCACCGGCGAGTTCGGTCATATTCGTCTGCCGGTCGATGCGCTTACGCTGATGGGCTTCGATTTCCCGCTGCGTCGTTGTGGCTGCGGTCAGCTCGGCTGCATTGAAAATTATCTGTCCGGGCGGGGATTTGCCTGGTTGTATCAGCATTACTATCATCAACCATTACAGGCGCCTGAAATCATTTCACTGTGGGAACAGGGGGATGAACGGGCGCGGGCGCACGTTGAGCGTTATCTGGATCTGCTGGCGGTCTGTCTGGGAAATATCCTGACCATCGTCGATCCGGATCTGGTCGTCATCGGGGGGGGATTGTCGAACTTTACGGCTATCACCGCCAACCTGGCAGACAGATTGCCGCGTCATCTGCTTCCCGTTGCACGTGTTCCCCGCATCGAACGGGCGCGACACGGTGATGCGGGCGGGATGCGTGGCGCCGCCTTCCTACATCTTACCGATTAA
- the lolD gene encoding lipoprotein-releasing ABC transporter ATP-binding protein LolD, which translates to MNKILLQCDKLCKRYQEGSVQTDVLHDVSFSVGEGEMMAIVGSSGSGKSTLLHLLGGLDTPTSGDVIFSGQPMSKLSSAAKAELRNQKLGFIYQFHHLLPDFTALENVAMPLLIGKHKPAEITVRAREMLKAVGLDHRASHRPSELSGGERQRVAIARALVNNPRLVLADEPTGNLDARNADSIFQLLGELNRSQGTAFLVVTHDLQLAKRMSRQLEMRDGRLTAELSLMGAE; encoded by the coding sequence ATGAATAAGATCCTGTTGCAATGCGACAAACTGTGCAAACGCTATCAGGAAGGTTCCGTGCAAACAGACGTGTTGCACGATGTCAGTTTCAGCGTGGGCGAAGGCGAGATGATGGCGATTGTCGGTAGCTCCGGCTCCGGCAAAAGTACCCTGTTGCACCTGCTGGGCGGGCTGGATACCCCGACCTCCGGCGATGTCATTTTTAGCGGTCAGCCGATGAGCAAACTGTCGTCGGCGGCGAAAGCAGAACTGCGTAATCAGAAGCTCGGCTTTATCTATCAGTTTCACCACCTGCTGCCGGATTTCACCGCGCTGGAAAACGTGGCGATGCCGCTGCTGATTGGCAAACACAAACCCGCCGAAATTACTGTCCGGGCGCGTGAAATGCTGAAAGCGGTAGGGTTGGATCATCGTGCCAGCCATCGTCCGTCTGAACTGTCTGGCGGTGAGCGTCAGCGTGTGGCGATTGCCCGTGCGCTGGTCAACAACCCGCGCCTGGTGCTGGCGGATGAGCCGACCGGTAATCTGGATGCGCGCAACGCCGACAGCATCTTCCAGCTTCTGGGTGAGTTGAACCGCTCGCAGGGTACTGCGTTTCTGGTCGTCACCCACGATCTGCAACTGGCGAAGCGCATGAGCCGCCAACTGGAAATGCGTGATGGACGTCTGACGGCAGAACTGAGCCTGATGGGGGCGGAGTAA
- the mfd gene encoding transcription-repair coupling factor, whose protein sequence is MPEQQRYTLPVKAGDQRLLGELTGAACATLVAEIAERHAGPVVLVAPDMQNALRLHDEIRQFTDQMVMNLADWETLPYDSFSPHQEIISSRLSTLYQLPSMQRGVLIVPVNTLMQRVCPHSYLHGHALVMKKGQRLSRDALRLQLDSAGYRHVDQVMEHGEYATRGALLDLYPMGSEQPYRLDFFDDEIDSLRLFDADTQRTLEEVDAINLLPAHEFPTDKTAVELFRSQWRDTFEVKRDAEHIYQQVSKGTLPAGIEYWQPLFFSEPLPPLFSYFPANTLVVNTGDLENSAERFQADTLARFENRGVDPMRPLLPPESLWLRVDELFSELKRWPRVQLKTDHLPAKAANTNLGFQPLPDLAVQAQQKSPLDALRKFLESFNGPVIFSVESEGRREALGELLARIKVAPKRIMRLDEAVDAGRYLMIGAAEHGFIDTTRNLALICESDLLGERVARRRQDSRRTINPDTLIRNLAELHPGQPVVHLEHGVGRYAGMTTLEAGGIKGEYLMLTYANDAKLYVPVSSLHLISRYAGGAEENAPLHKLGGDAWSRARQKAAEKVRDVAAELLDIYAQRAAKEGFAFKHDREQYQLFCDSFPFETTPDQAQAINAVLSDMCQPLAMDRLVCGDVGFGKTEVAMRAAFLAVENHKQVAVLVPTTLLAQQHFDNFRDRFANWPVRIEMISRFRSAKEQAVILEQVAEGKIDILIGTHKLLQSDVKLKDLGLLIVDEEHRFGVRHKERIKAMRADVDILTLTATPIPRTLNMAMSGMRDLSIIATPPARRLAVKTFVREYDSLVVREAILREVLRGGQVYYLYNDVENIQKAAERLAELVPEARIAIGHGQMRERELERVMNDFHHQRFNVLVCTTIIETGIDIPTANTIIIERADHFGLAQLHQLRGRVGRSHHQAYAWLLTPHPKAMTTDAQKRLEAIASLEDLGAGFALATHDLEIRGAGELLGEEQSGSMETIGFSLYMELLENAVDALKAGREPSLEDLTSQQTEVELRMPSLLPDDYIPDVNTRLSFYKRIASAKSENELEEIKVELIDRFGLLPDPARTLLDIARLRQQAQKLGIRKLEGNEKGGTIEFAEKNHVNPNWLIGLLQKQPQHYRLDGPTRLKFIQDLAERKTRMEWVRQFMQQLEENAVA, encoded by the coding sequence ATGCCTGAACAACAACGTTACACGCTGCCCGTCAAAGCGGGCGACCAGCGCCTGTTGGGTGAACTGACCGGGGCTGCCTGTGCCACACTGGTGGCAGAAATTGCCGAACGTCATGCCGGTCCTGTCGTGCTCGTGGCGCCCGATATGCAAAATGCGCTGCGCCTGCATGATGAAATCCGCCAGTTTACCGATCAGATGGTCATGAACCTCGCGGACTGGGAAACCCTGCCCTACGACAGTTTCTCTCCGCATCAGGAAATTATCTCCTCGCGTCTCTCCACGCTGTATCAGTTGCCGTCGATGCAGCGCGGCGTGCTGATCGTGCCGGTCAATACCCTGATGCAGCGCGTCTGCCCGCACAGCTATCTGCACGGTCATGCGCTGGTGATGAAAAAAGGTCAGCGTTTATCGCGCGACGCCCTGCGTTTGCAGCTCGACAGTGCCGGTTACCGGCACGTTGATCAGGTCATGGAGCATGGTGAATACGCCACCCGCGGCGCGTTGCTGGATCTCTACCCAATGGGCAGCGAACAGCCCTACCGTCTGGATTTCTTCGACGATGAAATTGACAGTCTGCGTCTGTTTGACGCTGACACCCAGCGCACGCTGGAAGAAGTTGACGCGATCAATCTGCTGCCCGCGCACGAATTTCCGACCGACAAAACGGCAGTCGAACTGTTTCGCAGCCAGTGGCGCGATACCTTCGAGGTGAAGCGCGACGCGGAGCATATCTATCAGCAGGTCAGTAAGGGCACCTTGCCTGCGGGGATCGAATACTGGCAGCCGCTGTTTTTCAGCGAACCGCTGCCGCCGCTGTTTAGCTATTTCCCGGCCAATACGCTGGTGGTCAATACCGGTGATTTGGAAAACAGCGCCGAACGTTTCCAGGCCGATACGCTGGCGCGTTTCGAAAACCGTGGCGTGGATCCGATGCGCCCGTTGCTGCCACCGGAATCGCTCTGGTTACGCGTCGATGAGCTCTTTTCTGAACTCAAGCGCTGGCCACGCGTACAGCTCAAAACCGATCACCTTCCCGCTAAAGCGGCGAATACCAACTTAGGCTTCCAGCCGCTGCCGGATCTCGCAGTCCAGGCGCAGCAAAAATCGCCGCTGGATGCTCTGCGCAAATTCCTGGAGTCTTTCAACGGACCGGTGATTTTCTCGGTAGAGAGCGAAGGTCGTCGTGAAGCGCTTGGTGAACTGCTCGCCCGCATCAAAGTCGCGCCGAAACGCATTATGCGTCTGGACGAAGCCGTGGATGCTGGACGCTACCTGATGATTGGCGCCGCCGAACACGGGTTTATCGATACGACGCGCAATCTGGCCTTAATCTGTGAAAGCGACCTGCTGGGCGAGCGCGTGGCGCGCCGTCGTCAGGATTCACGCCGCACGATTAATCCGGACACGCTGATTCGTAACCTGGCGGAACTGCATCCGGGTCAACCGGTGGTACATCTGGAGCATGGCGTCGGACGCTATGCCGGGATGACCACGCTGGAAGCCGGCGGGATCAAAGGCGAGTACCTGATGCTCACCTACGCCAACGACGCCAAACTGTACGTCCCGGTCTCCTCTTTGCATCTGATCAGCCGTTACGCCGGTGGCGCGGAAGAGAACGCGCCGCTGCATAAACTCGGCGGCGACGCCTGGTCACGCGCCCGGCAGAAAGCGGCGGAGAAAGTGCGCGACGTGGCGGCCGAACTGCTGGATATCTACGCCCAGCGGGCGGCAAAAGAGGGATTCGCCTTCAAACACGATCGCGAACAGTACCAATTGTTCTGCGACAGCTTCCCGTTCGAAACCACCCCCGACCAGGCGCAGGCGATTAACGCCGTGCTCAGCGATATGTGTCAGCCGCTGGCGATGGACCGTCTGGTGTGCGGCGACGTTGGATTTGGCAAAACCGAAGTGGCAATGCGCGCCGCGTTCCTCGCGGTTGAAAACCACAAGCAGGTGGCGGTTCTGGTGCCGACAACCCTGCTCGCCCAACAACACTTTGATAACTTCCGCGACCGCTTTGCCAACTGGCCGGTGCGCATCGAGATGATCTCCCGCTTTCGCAGCGCCAAAGAACAGGCAGTGATCCTGGAACAGGTTGCCGAAGGGAAAATTGATATTCTGATCGGTACGCACAAGCTGCTGCAAAGCGATGTGAAGTTGAAAGATCTGGGGCTGCTGATCGTCGATGAAGAGCACCGTTTCGGCGTGCGCCATAAAGAGCGCATTAAGGCGATGCGTGCCGATGTGGATATTCTGACGCTGACCGCCACCCCTATCCCACGTACGCTGAATATGGCGATGAGCGGCATGCGCGATCTGTCGATTATCGCCACACCACCGGCGCGTCGTCTGGCGGTCAAAACCTTTGTTCGAGAGTACGACAGTCTGGTGGTGCGCGAGGCGATTCTGCGTGAAGTGCTGCGCGGCGGTCAGGTTTACTATCTCTACAACGATGTGGAAAACATCCAGAAAGCCGCCGAAAGGCTGGCGGAACTGGTGCCGGAAGCGCGGATCGCCATCGGTCACGGGCAGATGCGCGAACGCGAACTGGAACGCGTGATGAACGACTTCCACCATCAGCGTTTTAACGTTCTGGTCTGCACCACTATTATCGAAACCGGTATCGATATCCCGACCGCCAACACGATTATCATCGAGCGAGCGGACCACTTCGGCCTGGCGCAGTTACATCAGTTGCGCGGTCGCGTGGGGCGTTCACACCATCAGGCGTATGCCTGGCTGCTGACGCCGCATCCCAAAGCGATGACGACCGACGCGCAAAAACGTCTGGAAGCTATCGCCTCGCTGGAAGACCTGGGCGCAGGCTTTGCGCTGGCGACTCACGATCTGGAAATTCGCGGCGCGGGTGAACTGCTCGGAGAAGAACAGAGCGGTTCGATGGAAACCATCGGCTTCTCGCTGTACATGGAATTACTGGAAAACGCTGTCGATGCGCTGAAGGCCGGACGCGAGCCATCGCTGGAAGATCTCACCAGCCAGCAAACGGAAGTCGAACTGCGTATGCCGTCGCTGCTGCCGGACGATTACATCCCGGACGTCAACACCCGCCTGTCGTTCTATAAGCGTATTGCCAGCGCGAAAAGCGAGAATGAACTTGAAGAGATCAAAGTGGAACTGATCGACCGCTTCGGCCTGCTGCCCGATCCGGCGCGTACCTTGCTGGATATCGCCCGGTTGCGTCAACAGGCGCAGAAACTGGGCATTCGCAAGCTGGAAGGCAACGAGAAAGGCGGCACCATCGAATTTGCTGAGAAGAACCATGTCAATCCGAACTGGCTGATTGGACTGCTGCAAAAACAGCCGCAGCACTACCGTCTTGACGGACCGACCCGACTGAAGTTCATCCAGGACCTGGCTGAGCGGAAAACGCGGATGGAATGGGTGCGTCAGTTTATGCAGCAACTGGAAGAAAACGCCGTGGCGTAA
- the lolE gene encoding lipoprotein-releasing ABC transporter permease subunit LolE: MVSPLSLLIGLRFSRGRRRGGMVSLISVISTIGIALGVAVLIVGLSAMNGFERELNNRILAVVPHGEIEAVNQPWTNWREALEKVQKVPGITAAAPYINFTGLVESGANLRAIQVKGVDPQQEQRLSALPSFVQNNAWADFKAGEQQIIIGKGVADALKVKQGDWVSIMIPNSNAEHKLMQPKRVRLHVAGILQLSGQLDHSFAMIPMADAQQYLEMNNTVSGIALKVNDVFNANKLVRDAGEVTNSYVYIKSWIGTYGYMYRDIQMIRAIMYLAMVLVIGVACFNIVSTLVMAVKDKSGDIAVLRTLGAKDGLIRAIFVWYGLLAGLFGSVIGVIIGVVVSLQLTPIINGIEKLIGHQFLSGDIYFIDFLPSELHWLDVIYVLVTALLLSLLASWYPARRASNIDPARVLSGQ, translated from the coding sequence ATGGTCTCGCCTTTATCGTTATTAATCGGCCTGCGCTTTAGCCGGGGACGGCGGCGCGGCGGCATGGTGTCGCTGATTTCGGTTATCTCAACCATCGGTATCGCGCTGGGCGTGGCGGTCCTGATCGTTGGCTTAAGCGCCATGAACGGCTTTGAGCGCGAACTGAACAACCGCATTCTGGCGGTAGTGCCGCACGGTGAGATTGAAGCGGTCAACCAGCCGTGGACCAACTGGCGTGAAGCGCTGGAGAAGGTGCAGAAGGTGCCAGGGATTACCGCCGCCGCGCCGTATATCAACTTTACCGGACTGGTGGAGAGCGGGGCGAATCTGCGCGCCATCCAGGTGAAAGGCGTGGATCCGCAGCAGGAACAGCGTCTGAGCGCGCTGCCCTCGTTTGTGCAAAATAACGCCTGGGCTGATTTCAAAGCGGGTGAACAGCAAATTATTATCGGTAAGGGCGTCGCAGACGCGCTTAAGGTGAAGCAGGGCGACTGGGTTTCCATCATGATCCCCAATTCGAATGCCGAGCATAAGTTAATGCAGCCAAAACGTGTACGTCTGCACGTTGCCGGTATTTTGCAGTTGAGTGGTCAGCTTGACCACAGCTTCGCGATGATCCCGATGGCCGATGCACAGCAGTATCTGGAGATGAACAACACGGTTTCCGGGATTGCGCTGAAGGTCAATGACGTTTTCAACGCCAACAAACTGGTGCGTGACGCAGGCGAAGTGACCAACAGCTATGTCTATATCAAGAGCTGGATTGGCACCTACGGCTACATGTACCGCGATATTCAGATGATCCGCGCCATCATGTATCTGGCGATGGTGTTAGTGATCGGCGTCGCCTGTTTTAACATTGTCTCAACATTAGTGATGGCGGTAAAAGACAAGAGCGGCGATATTGCGGTATTAAGAACGCTGGGGGCGAAAGATGGCCTGATTCGCGCCATTTTTGTCTGGTATGGCCTGCTGGCGGGGCTTTTTGGCAGCGTGATCGGGGTGATCATTGGCGTCGTCGTTTCGTTACAGCTGACGCCAATCATTAACGGTATCGAAAAGCTGATCGGCCACCAGTTCCTCTCCGGGGATATCTATTTTATCGACTTCCTGCCATCCGAATTACACTGGCTGGATGTGATTTACGTGCTGGTCACCGCACTGTTGCTGAGTCTGCTGGCGAGTTGGTATCCGGCGCGGCGCGCCAGTAACATCGATCCTGCAAGAGTACTCAGCGGCCAGTAA